One segment of Solanum stenotomum isolate F172 chromosome 1, ASM1918654v1, whole genome shotgun sequence DNA contains the following:
- the LOC125853242 gene encoding receptor-like protein Cf-9 homolog, whose translation MGYVNLVFFMLFPFLCHLSFSSSLPHLCTCQWIQSYPKTISWNKSTDCCSWDGVYCDETTGEVIELNLTCSQLQGKFHSNSSLFQLSNLKRLDLSGNNFSGSLISPKFGELSSLTHLDLSNSRFSGLIPADISRLSKLHVLSIKSSQLRFRPHNFELLLKNMTRLRELNLRYVNISSTIPLNFSSYLTNLGLSDTQIYGILPENVFHLSNLESLDLSDNPQLTVKFPTTKWNSSASLTELYLSGVNATGRIPESFAHLTSLRTLHIAYCNLSGSVPKPLWNLTNIEELNLDYNHLEGPISDLFRFGKLRLLSLRNNNFNGKLEFLSFNRIWTQLALLDCSVNSLTGPIPSNVSGMENLEALILSSNHLNGTIPSWIFSLPSLFVLDLNDNHFSGNIQEFKSKTLEQVSLKQNQLQGPIPKSLLNQRDLYYLVLSHNNLSGQIASTICNLTILNMLDLGSNNLEGTIPLCLGEMSQLMILDLSNNSLSGIINTTLSIGNDLRIIKFDGNKLEGKVPQSLINCKYLNVLDLGNNELSDIFPKWLGALPYLQILNLRSNKFYGPIKDSRTDKLFAQIRVIDLSSNGFSGDLPMGLFEKFEAMKITSENRGTREYVADIDSYYYTNSLIVTTKGLDLELPRVLTTYMIIDLSRNRFKGHIPSIIGDLIGLRTLNLSHNHLEGIIPASLHQLSVLESLDLSSNKNSGEIPQQLASLTSLEVLNLSHNYLVGCIPKGKQFDTFDNSSYQGNDGLRGLPLSKDCGGDEGVPQATTQVGLDEGEEGDSAIISWQAVLMGYGCGLVIGLSIIYIMLSTQYPAWFSRMNVELEHKILTRMKKQKKRH comes from the exons ATGGGCTACGTAAACCTTGTATTTTTTATGCTATTTCCCTTCCTCTGCCATCTTTCTTTCTCCTCATCCTTACCTCATTTGTGCACAT GCCAATGGattcagtcatatccaaaaacTATTTCGTGGAACAAGAGCACAGATTGTTGTTCATGGGATGGAGTTTATTGTGATGAGACGACAGGAGAAGTGATTGAGCTCAACCTCACTTGCAGCCAACTTCAAGGCAAGTTTCATTCCAATAGTAGCCTATTTCAACTCTCCAATCTCAAAAGGCTTGATTTGTCTGGTAATAATTTCTCTGGGTCTCTCATTTCACCTAAATTTGGTGAGCTTTCTAGTTTGACGCATCTTGATTTGTCGAATTCAAGATTTTCAGGTCTAATCCCAGCAGATATCTCTCGTCTTTCTAAATTACACGTTCTTAGTATCAAGAGTAGTCAATTAAGATTCAGACCTCACAATTTTGAACTGCTCCTTAAAAACATGACCCGATTAAGAGAGCTCAACCTTAGATATGTAAACATCTCTTCCACTATTCCTCTgaatttctcttcttatttgACAAATCTAGGACTTTCAGATACGCAGATATATGGGATATTGCCTGAAAATGTTTTCCACCTTTCCAACTTGGAATCTCTTGATTTATCGGACAATCCCCAGCTCACGGTTAAGTTTCCCACAACCAAATGGAATAGCAGTGCATCACTCACGGAGTTATATCTCAGTGGTGTGAATGCTACTGGTAGGATACCTGAATCATTTGCTCATCTAACTTCACTGCGTACATTGCACATAGCTTATTGTAATCTCTCAGGCTCTGTTCCTAAACCTCTATGGAATCTCACCAACATAGAGGAATTGAACCTTGATTATAACCATCTTGAAGGACCAATTTCTGATCTCTTTAGATTTGGAAAGCTCAGGTTGTTATCACTTAGAAATAACAACTTTAACGGCAAACTTGAGTTCTTATCCTTTAACAGAATCTGGACGCAACTTGCATTATTAGATTGTTCAGTCAATTCCCTAACAGGTCCCATTCCTTCTAATGTAAGTGGTATGGAAAACCTAGAAGCACTCATCTTGTCATCAAACCACTTAAATGGGACTATACCATCCTGGATATTCTCCCTCCCTTCACTATTTGTTTTGGACTTGAATGATAACCATTTCAGTGGAAACATTCAGGAGTTCAAGTCTAAAACATTGGAACAAGTTTCTCTAAAACAAAATCAGCTGCAAGGTCCTATTCCAAAGTCACTCCTAAACCAGCGTGATCTATATTATCTTGTCCTTTCGCACAATAATCTCAGTGGACAGATTGCTTCAACCATCTGCAATCTGACAATACTGAATATGCTAGATTTGGGCAGCAATAATTTGGAGGGAACAATCCCACTATGTTTGGGTGAGATGAGTCAACTTATGATTTTAGATTTAAGCAACAATAGTCTTAGTGGGATAATTAATACAACTTTAAGTATTGGAAACGATCTTAGAATCATTAAATTTGACGGGAATAAGCTAGAGGGGAAAGTTCCGCAATCTTTGATCAATTGCAAatatttgaatgttcttgatttAGGTAACAATGAGTTGAGTGACATATTTCCTAAATGGTTGGGAGCCCTACCTTATTTGCAGATTTTAAACTTGAGATCAAATAAATTCTATGGCCCTATAAAAGATTCTAGGACTGACAAATTGTTTGCTCAAATTCGAGTCATAGATCTCTCTTCCAATGGATTTAGTGGAGATTTACCAATGGgcctttttgagaaatttgaagcCATGAAAATAACTAGTGAGAACAGAGGAACCCGAGAGTATGTAGCAGATATAGATTCTTATTATTACACAAATTCCTTGATAGTGACAACAAAGGGACTGGATCTTGAACTTCCTCGAGTTTTGACTACATACATGATTATCGATCTCTCAAGGAATAGATTTAAAGGTCATATCCCAAGCATTATTGGAGATCTCATTGGGCTTCGCACGTTGAACTTATCACATAATCACTTGGAAGGTATTATACCAGCATCACTGCACCAATTATCTGTACTTGAATCATTGGATCTCTCATCCAACAAAAACAGCGGAGAAATTCCACAACAACTTGCATCCCTCACATCACTTGAAGTCTTAAATCTCTCTCACAATTATCTTGTCGGATGCATCCCCAAAGGAAAACAATTTGATACGTTTGACAATAGTTCATACCAAGGGAATGATGGGTTACGTGGATTGCCACTCTCAAAAGATTGTGGTGGTGATGAAGGGGTACCACAAGCGACAACTCAAGTTGGGCTagatgaaggagaagaaggagattcAGCAATAATAAGTTGGCAGGCGGTTCTCATGGGTTACGGTTGTGGACTTGTTATTGGACTGTCCATAATATACATAATGTTGTCAACTCAATATCCAGCATGGTTTTCAAGGATGAATGTAGAATTGGAACACAAAATTCTTACGAGAAtgaaaaagcaaaagaaaagacATTAG